A window of the Gordonia humi genome harbors these coding sequences:
- a CDS encoding carboxylesterase/lipase family protein — MRPTPTNLSPTTTTRLPVLVLLATLCVVAGCSTTPGPEADPSSTTVATTSGHLHGSATDTGRTFLGVPYAEPPTGEHRWSLPRAVAAPDADVDATRAGSPCPQSLPVPGDHPEPSEDCLTLNVTTPHQTDSDMHLPVMVWWHGGGYTSGAGSSYDAQRLADRGNVIVVTVNYRLGIFGYLGMPGMTGGGDFGLADQIESLRWVQSNASAFGGDPDDVTVFGESAGAMSACAALTSPTTEGLFDKAVMASGNCMLRWPDGGLYPGVPAHTPYTSRTDNQSTSVAAARRLGCVGDDAVACLRRLPVSRLLRENDEFSDNLTFGTDLLPDDPAEVIRRGDQHRIPVITGGNHDEQRSFVGGLLTAQPDAVTPATYPALIRTAFGQRAPEVLSRYPLSRFPSAPIAWSTVTTDAVWSCPTLEGARLMSVRAPTHVYEFADETAPNVNQITTIPQGAAHATDTPYYFDLGGMNLLTEPHQRQIADQMIDYWTSFAHTGTPTITGGPGVTAADADTSRVLQFGTATTRDVDYAADHQCDFWI, encoded by the coding sequence ATGAGGCCGACACCGACGAACCTCAGCCCGACGACCACGACCCGACTTCCCGTCCTCGTCCTCCTCGCGACCCTGTGCGTCGTCGCGGGGTGCTCGACGACACCCGGACCGGAAGCGGACCCCTCCTCCACGACCGTGGCGACCACCAGCGGTCACCTGCACGGATCCGCAACGGACACCGGTCGCACGTTTCTCGGCGTCCCCTACGCTGAACCCCCGACCGGAGAGCACCGCTGGTCGCTCCCGCGGGCGGTGGCAGCACCGGACGCCGATGTCGACGCGACCCGCGCGGGCAGTCCATGCCCCCAGAGCCTGCCGGTTCCCGGCGACCACCCCGAGCCGTCCGAAGACTGCCTGACCCTCAACGTCACGACGCCCCATCAGACCGATTCCGACATGCACCTGCCGGTCATGGTGTGGTGGCACGGCGGCGGATACACCTCTGGAGCCGGAAGTTCGTACGACGCGCAACGGCTCGCCGACCGCGGGAACGTCATCGTGGTGACGGTCAACTATCGGTTGGGGATCTTCGGCTATCTGGGGATGCCGGGCATGACGGGCGGAGGCGATTTCGGTCTCGCCGATCAGATCGAGAGTCTGCGCTGGGTGCAGTCCAACGCGTCGGCGTTCGGCGGAGACCCCGACGATGTGACCGTGTTCGGTGAGTCGGCCGGCGCGATGTCGGCCTGTGCGGCGCTGACGTCGCCCACCACCGAAGGCCTGTTCGACAAGGCGGTCATGGCATCCGGGAACTGCATGCTGCGCTGGCCCGACGGCGGCCTCTATCCCGGCGTCCCCGCGCACACGCCGTACACGTCTCGCACCGACAACCAGTCGACCAGTGTCGCCGCGGCCCGACGCCTGGGCTGCGTCGGCGACGACGCCGTCGCCTGTCTGCGTCGACTGCCCGTCAGCCGACTCCTCCGTGAGAACGACGAGTTCTCCGACAACCTGACGTTCGGAACAGACCTCCTTCCCGACGATCCGGCGGAGGTCATCAGGCGTGGCGATCAGCATCGGATTCCCGTGATCACCGGCGGAAACCATGATGAGCAGCGATCATTCGTCGGTGGCCTGCTCACGGCCCAACCGGATGCCGTGACTCCGGCGACCTACCCCGCTCTGATTCGCACGGCGTTCGGCCAACGAGCGCCAGAGGTGCTGTCGAGGTATCCGCTGAGCCGGTTCCCGAGTGCGCCCATCGCCTGGTCGACGGTCACCACTGACGCCGTCTGGTCGTGCCCGACGCTCGAAGGCGCGCGACTGATGAGCGTGCGCGCACCGACCCACGTCTACGAGTTCGCCGACGAGACCGCGCCGAACGTCAACCAGATCACCACCATCCCGCAGGGGGCGGCCCATGCCACCGACACCCCGTACTACTTCGACCTCGGCGGTATGAATCTCCTCACCGAACCGCACCAACGACAGATCGCCGATCAGATGATCGACTACTGGACGTCGTTCGCACACACCGGAACACCCACGATCACGGGAGGTCCCGGCGTCACCGCGGCAGACGCCGACACGAGCCGGGTGCTCCAGTTCGGCACCGCCACGACCCGTGACGTCGACTACGCGGCCGACCATCAGTGCGACTTCTGGATCTGA
- a CDS encoding ABC transporter transmembrane domain-containing protein: MHTTLELPAAATVGSMLTLALARDGRGRRLGFATFGYILHQACETAIPILIGVVVDLAVVRRDTAALALWIGVLAAVFVVLSLSYQSAALAMVRVYGHGEHDLRQLAIGRVLHPRGRAARRGTGEVLSVASSDTYRVAGVAWSIALQGATLAALSTAGIALLVISVPLGIGVFVGALAVLFGMQVLARPLERVGLAEQSSVAAASEVATDVMSGLRIVRGLGAEDEVVRRYRVASAGSMRGAVAAAHRLLTYQAVSTAVSVVYLGVLTFAAAWMALRGDITPGQLVTVVALAQFLQRALEYIGTFGANWAHKRASSHRVHALLSEPFVLPAGDAAVRESEAAALTWTTDSTVVETITGRLVGVRVSGAAMARAVSARLSLRTLPGSGEVSVYGVDALAAGPDEYRTVVASPPHDAAVFTGTLRENVTGLGDEGWDAEVIRAVALDDVLEHVGSPDAQVGERGRRLSGGQRQRVLLARALHSPAEVVVLDEPTSALDPLTELHVAEGLRRLGRTIVVVTSSSLLLHSCHRVVDLTSSELALSNESRQESSAGVDR; encoded by the coding sequence ATGCACACCACCCTCGAGCTTCCCGCGGCGGCCACTGTCGGCTCAATGCTCACGCTCGCTCTGGCACGAGACGGGCGGGGCCGACGCCTGGGCTTCGCGACTTTCGGCTACATCTTGCACCAGGCATGTGAGACGGCGATCCCGATACTCATCGGGGTCGTCGTCGACCTCGCCGTCGTCCGTCGCGACACCGCGGCGCTCGCGCTCTGGATCGGGGTGCTGGCCGCGGTATTCGTCGTGCTCTCGCTGAGCTATCAGTCCGCGGCGCTGGCGATGGTTCGCGTGTACGGACACGGCGAGCACGATCTTCGTCAGCTCGCCATCGGCCGGGTGCTGCATCCCCGCGGCCGCGCGGCCCGTCGAGGAACGGGGGAGGTGCTGTCGGTGGCCAGTTCGGACACGTACCGGGTCGCCGGCGTGGCGTGGAGCATCGCTCTGCAAGGTGCGACACTGGCGGCTCTGTCGACGGCAGGCATCGCATTGCTGGTGATCTCCGTTCCGCTCGGGATCGGCGTCTTCGTGGGAGCCCTCGCGGTCCTGTTCGGCATGCAGGTGCTCGCGCGGCCGTTGGAGAGAGTGGGTCTGGCCGAACAGTCCTCGGTCGCCGCTGCCAGCGAGGTCGCGACCGACGTGATGTCGGGACTGCGGATCGTGCGCGGCCTGGGCGCAGAAGACGAGGTGGTGCGGCGTTACCGTGTCGCGTCCGCGGGATCGATGCGGGGCGCCGTCGCGGCGGCACATCGGCTGCTGACCTATCAGGCGGTGAGTACGGCGGTCTCGGTCGTGTACCTGGGGGTGCTCACGTTCGCCGCGGCGTGGATGGCTCTACGCGGAGACATCACTCCGGGACAGTTGGTGACCGTCGTGGCTCTCGCGCAGTTCCTTCAGCGGGCGCTCGAGTACATCGGCACTTTCGGTGCCAACTGGGCTCATAAGCGGGCCTCGTCGCACCGCGTGCACGCGCTTCTGTCGGAGCCGTTCGTACTTCCCGCCGGGGACGCCGCGGTGCGCGAATCCGAGGCCGCGGCGTTGACCTGGACGACGGACTCCACTGTGGTGGAGACGATCACCGGGCGCCTGGTGGGTGTGCGGGTCAGCGGAGCGGCCATGGCGCGAGCGGTGTCCGCTCGGCTGTCGCTGCGCACTCTGCCTGGGTCAGGCGAGGTGAGCGTGTACGGAGTGGACGCGCTGGCGGCCGGGCCGGACGAGTATCGGACGGTGGTGGCGTCCCCGCCTCACGATGCGGCCGTGTTCACGGGCACCCTGCGCGAGAACGTCACCGGACTCGGGGACGAGGGCTGGGACGCGGAGGTGATCCGGGCGGTGGCGCTCGACGACGTCCTCGAACACGTGGGATCGCCCGACGCTCAAGTCGGCGAGAGAGGACGGCGGCTCTCCGGCGGACAGCGCCAGCGCGTGCTGCTCGCGCGCGCCCTGCACTCGCCGGCGGAGGTGGTGGTTCTCGACGAGCCCACGTCTGCGCTGGACCCGCTGACCGAACTGCACGTAGCCGAGGGCCTGCGCCGACTCGGTCGCACGATCGTGGTCGTGACGTCGAGCAGTCTCCTGCTGCACTCCTGTCACCGGGTCGTCGACCTGACCAGCTCAGAACTCGCACTCTCGAACGAGAGCCGTCAAGAGTCGTCGGCAGGAGTCGATCGATGA
- a CDS encoding helix-turn-helix transcriptional regulator codes for MTARVSERPIEGPEPDLCGRAVPEGFLLTTTSESVWWHPTLEHRCSSRPHRHSEHVVMWPDVRSATITVSGELWPLSLGEGAWLPAGTLHSVNEANSALVCCTHIHPHAVEAEAGEPHTVTMNTALREMLLHLAHTGMERDRRLRAQQVCLEMIADEAQPPVRVPTPEDPRIRTLAEAIMADPADDSSLEDWAWRTSMSARTIARAFRAETGMTFTQWRTRVRMVAAVELLGVGMPVGLVAKRVGYATTSAFSAAFGRTMGRPPRHYQPTRV; via the coding sequence ATGACCGCACGAGTGAGCGAACGGCCGATCGAAGGACCGGAGCCCGACCTCTGCGGACGAGCAGTCCCCGAAGGGTTCCTGCTCACGACCACCAGCGAGAGCGTCTGGTGGCACCCCACGCTCGAGCACCGGTGTTCGAGCAGACCTCACCGCCACAGCGAGCACGTCGTCATGTGGCCCGACGTCCGCTCGGCGACGATCACCGTGAGCGGAGAGCTGTGGCCCCTCTCTCTCGGAGAAGGAGCCTGGCTGCCGGCCGGTACCCTCCACTCGGTCAATGAAGCGAACTCAGCCCTGGTGTGCTGCACCCACATCCATCCGCACGCGGTGGAAGCGGAGGCGGGCGAGCCGCATACGGTGACCATGAACACCGCCCTGCGCGAGATGCTGCTGCACCTGGCCCACACCGGAATGGAACGCGACCGCAGACTCCGCGCTCAACAGGTGTGCTTGGAGATGATCGCCGACGAAGCGCAGCCTCCCGTGCGGGTTCCGACACCGGAGGATCCTCGAATCCGCACTCTCGCCGAGGCGATCATGGCCGATCCCGCGGACGACAGTTCGTTGGAGGACTGGGCGTGGCGCACGTCCATGAGTGCGCGAACCATCGCCAGGGCCTTCCGTGCGGAGACCGGTATGACCTTCACGCAGTGGCGAACCCGGGTGCGCATGGTCGCGGCGGTCGAGCTCCTGGGCGTCGGAATGCCGGTGGGACTAGTCGCCAAACGCGTCGGTTACGCGACGACCAGCGCTTTCAGTGCCGCCTTCGGCCGAACGATGGGTCGCCCGCCGCGGCACTATCAGCCGACCCGTGTCTGA
- a CDS encoding iron chelate uptake ABC transporter family permease subunit, with amino-acid sequence MTAPVAASRRPETARGVAATNRLRLLGLVIAVVVLGITVVVSVCVGARDIAPSTIWAAITNFDVGNDEHVMVRELRVPRTVVGLIVGPALGVCGALIQAYTRNPLADPGVLGVNAGATFGVALATGLLGFTAPLAYVWFALAGAAACTIVVYVLGALGRSGATPVKLTMAGVAFSAVLGGMTSAIVLANRETFDDMRFWGVGAIGGRSLDTVLFFCPLIVLGLVLAVYVARPLNALALGDDLGVTLGVKTGRIRILVVIAVTLLAGTATALAGPIGFVGLMVPHAVRWFVGPDQRWIVPFTVVMSAILLLVADIIGRIILPSGELRVGLVTAIVGAPVLIMLARRRSVSSL; translated from the coding sequence GTGACCGCACCGGTGGCCGCGAGCCGGCGACCCGAGACCGCCCGTGGTGTCGCTGCAACTAACCGGTTACGCCTGCTGGGTCTGGTGATCGCCGTCGTGGTTCTCGGGATCACCGTCGTCGTCAGCGTCTGCGTCGGTGCGCGGGACATCGCACCCTCCACGATCTGGGCCGCGATCACGAACTTCGACGTCGGGAACGACGAGCACGTCATGGTTCGCGAGCTGCGCGTGCCCCGCACGGTGGTCGGTCTCATCGTCGGACCGGCATTGGGCGTGTGCGGGGCGCTGATCCAGGCGTACACCCGCAACCCGCTCGCCGACCCCGGCGTTCTGGGCGTCAACGCGGGAGCCACCTTCGGGGTGGCGCTCGCCACCGGGCTGTTGGGATTCACCGCTCCGCTGGCCTATGTCTGGTTCGCGTTGGCCGGAGCCGCCGCGTGCACCATCGTCGTATACGTTCTGGGCGCGCTGGGGAGAAGCGGGGCCACACCGGTGAAGCTCACGATGGCCGGGGTGGCGTTCAGCGCCGTCCTCGGCGGCATGACCAGCGCGATCGTCCTGGCCAACCGCGAGACATTCGACGACATGCGGTTCTGGGGCGTCGGCGCGATCGGCGGCCGGTCGTTGGACACCGTGCTCTTCTTCTGTCCGCTGATCGTCCTCGGTCTGGTGCTGGCCGTGTACGTCGCACGACCGCTCAACGCGCTCGCTCTCGGCGACGACCTCGGTGTCACCCTCGGCGTGAAGACCGGACGGATTCGCATTCTGGTCGTGATCGCCGTGACCCTGCTCGCCGGGACTGCGACCGCGTTGGCCGGACCGATCGGATTCGTGGGCCTGATGGTCCCTCACGCGGTGCGCTGGTTCGTCGGACCGGACCAGCGATGGATCGTTCCGTTCACCGTCGTGATGTCTGCGATCCTGCTTCTGGTCGCCGACATCATCGGCCGCATCATCCTTCCCAGCGGAGAGCTGCGGGTAGGTCTCGTGACGGCGATCGTCGGCGCCCCGGTGCTCATCATGCTCGCCCGACGCCGGTCGGTGAGCTCCCTGTGA
- a CDS encoding ABC transporter ATP-binding protein — MTPNSEAGSETGDLPVADGRESWRHLAALLRRQAAMLTAATVVLLLGSATSLLTPILLGQIVDEVLDDGQLVDVAVRAGLVAGTGALSAALLLVGGRLLVVCLQRALAELREEVFAAAVRLDQRLVEDAGTSDVVSRVTGDVEAITQSVSSVLPRFVQAAFVIVLTLVGLVALDPWLALAALVAVPVEVLTTMRFLRRSRPLYRRLRREEAARGQTIIESVRGSDTVVADRAHTQHLARISLRSLTAVETQRETTQARNRFNGGLNLGEFLGLAAVLAVGFWRVADAGLTVGAVTAAALFFHRLFAPIGSLLSSIDDLQRAAAGLGRLVGVLLVDPDSAIRREVADAGISIRSLTYRYRPDADDVLDEISVDVPAGGTAVLVGASGSGKSTLAQLIAGVLVPRSGEVLIGGVPAAEAWCGDRRAVLLVTQDTHLFAGTLADNLRLADPDASDTDLWSALDTVEADWAHRLEGGLDAVLGNDLDDARIQQLALARVLLADPAVVVLDEATAHGGVDGALDGAVDAVVRGRTAVIVAHRFAHAETADRIVVMERGRVVECGSHGHLVRREGGAYARLHAATLGR; from the coding sequence ATGACACCGAACTCCGAGGCCGGATCAGAGACCGGCGATCTGCCAGTCGCGGACGGCCGCGAGAGCTGGCGACATCTGGCTGCGCTCCTCCGGCGTCAGGCGGCCATGTTGACGGCGGCCACGGTGGTGTTGCTGCTCGGGTCCGCGACGTCGCTGCTCACTCCGATTCTGCTCGGCCAGATCGTCGACGAGGTCCTTGACGACGGGCAGCTCGTCGACGTGGCCGTTCGAGCCGGACTCGTCGCCGGGACCGGGGCCTTGTCGGCGGCTCTGCTGCTCGTGGGAGGACGGCTACTGGTCGTCTGCCTGCAACGGGCGCTCGCCGAGCTTCGGGAGGAGGTGTTCGCCGCCGCGGTGCGACTCGACCAGCGACTGGTGGAGGACGCAGGCACGTCGGACGTCGTCTCCCGCGTCACCGGGGACGTCGAGGCGATCACCCAGTCCGTGTCGAGCGTACTGCCCAGGTTCGTACAGGCTGCATTCGTGATCGTCCTGACGCTCGTGGGGCTGGTGGCGCTGGACCCGTGGTTGGCATTGGCGGCGTTGGTGGCCGTACCGGTCGAGGTGCTCACGACCATGCGCTTCTTGCGCCGATCCCGGCCGCTGTACCGTCGGCTGCGCCGAGAGGAGGCCGCGCGGGGACAGACGATCATCGAGAGCGTCCGCGGCTCCGACACGGTGGTGGCCGATCGGGCACACACCCAGCACCTGGCGCGGATCTCGCTGCGGAGCCTCACCGCGGTCGAGACACAGCGTGAGACGACGCAGGCCCGCAACCGATTCAACGGCGGCCTCAACCTGGGTGAGTTCTTAGGCCTGGCCGCGGTTCTGGCCGTGGGCTTCTGGCGCGTCGCGGATGCGGGCCTGACGGTGGGGGCCGTGACCGCCGCCGCGCTGTTCTTCCATCGACTGTTCGCCCCGATCGGCTCACTGCTGTCGAGTATCGACGACCTGCAGCGTGCCGCCGCGGGTCTCGGACGACTGGTGGGCGTGCTCCTCGTCGACCCGGACAGCGCGATCCGCAGGGAGGTCGCGGACGCCGGCATCAGCATTCGCTCGCTGACGTACAGGTATCGACCGGATGCCGACGACGTCCTCGACGAGATCTCCGTGGACGTGCCTGCGGGAGGCACCGCGGTACTCGTGGGCGCATCCGGTTCGGGCAAGTCCACCCTCGCGCAACTGATCGCGGGCGTACTCGTCCCACGATCGGGAGAAGTACTCATCGGAGGGGTGCCGGCCGCGGAGGCCTGGTGCGGCGACCGGCGCGCGGTTCTGTTGGTCACGCAGGACACCCATCTGTTCGCCGGCACGCTCGCAGACAACCTCCGGCTGGCCGATCCCGATGCCTCGGACACCGACCTGTGGTCGGCTCTGGACACGGTGGAGGCCGACTGGGCGCACCGACTCGAGGGGGGCCTGGACGCCGTCCTCGGGAACGACCTCGATGATGCTCGCATTCAACAGCTCGCCCTGGCCCGCGTGCTGCTGGCGGATCCGGCGGTCGTGGTGCTCGACGAGGCGACCGCACACGGTGGCGTGGACGGAGCTCTGGACGGGGCCGTGGACGCGGTGGTCCGGGGGCGGACCGCGGTCATCGTCGCCCACCGCTTCGCACACGCGGAGACGGCTGATCGCATCGTCGTGATGGAGCGCGGGCGCGTCGTCGAATGCGGGAGCCACGGGCACCTGGTGCGCCGAGAAGGCGGTGCGTACGCGCGTCTGCACGCTGCGACCCTCGGCAGATGA
- a CDS encoding siderophore-interacting protein, whose amino-acid sequence MSDLPDHYEPRIHRAEVTSTQRLTPGMIRVVFGGADLNDFPTTGVGDEYVRFFFPEDPDKVPGLPHISGRGWEFADGVEQSQARVYTIRRHSPGALTVDFVVHDGGIAAAWASQARPGQVLGINPPYALYERPPTTRRQILVADEPGLPAALRIAEHTAATVPTTLVLEVRGEEHRVSAEVEGVDYRWLSGTGNGHKPSQLEDALRHLTIGDDTYVWVATEGRLNRAIRKHLRHGLGLPASHYKCIAYWQDDAEAWRARYDELGTEFRDRIRALWADKERDSEEIFDDVQRLYEVAGL is encoded by the coding sequence ATGTCTGACCTGCCCGACCACTACGAACCGCGTATCCACCGAGCGGAGGTGACGTCGACACAGAGGCTGACGCCCGGCATGATCCGCGTCGTCTTCGGCGGTGCGGACCTGAACGACTTCCCGACCACGGGGGTCGGCGACGAGTACGTCCGGTTCTTCTTTCCCGAGGACCCCGACAAGGTCCCCGGACTGCCTCACATCTCCGGGCGAGGGTGGGAGTTCGCGGACGGGGTGGAGCAGTCGCAGGCGCGGGTGTACACGATCCGACGGCATTCGCCCGGCGCGCTCACCGTCGACTTCGTGGTCCACGACGGCGGTATCGCGGCCGCGTGGGCGTCTCAGGCACGTCCGGGACAGGTGCTCGGCATCAACCCGCCGTACGCGCTGTACGAGCGGCCCCCGACCACGAGGCGCCAGATCCTGGTGGCGGACGAACCGGGCCTGCCCGCGGCGCTGCGGATCGCCGAGCACACGGCCGCAACAGTGCCGACCACGCTGGTGCTCGAGGTCCGCGGTGAAGAACACCGGGTGTCCGCCGAGGTCGAGGGGGTGGACTACCGGTGGTTGTCCGGGACCGGTAACGGACACAAGCCGAGCCAGCTCGAGGACGCACTGCGCCACCTCACCATCGGCGACGACACCTATGTCTGGGTCGCGACCGAGGGCCGTCTGAACAGGGCGATCCGGAAACATCTCCGACACGGACTCGGACTGCCCGCGAGTCACTACAAGTGCATCGCCTACTGGCAGGACGACGCGGAGGCGTGGCGAGCCCGCTACGACGAACTGGGCACGGAGTTCCGAGACCGGATCCGTGCGTTGTGGGCGGACAAGGAACGCGACTCGGAGGAGATCTTCGACGACGTGCAGCGGCTGTATGAGGTCGCCGGCCTGTGA
- a CDS encoding FecCD family ABC transporter permease, protein MNARRQQASHSIDHGYRAVAVRRGRISGLVGVRSLVVCAVLAVLILGLGIVALGIGTYELSPVQVISALVGSDDTKARLVVVTWRLPRVLFAVVCGVALAVSGAIFQSLTRNPLGSPDIIGFSTGSYTGVVLTTLVVGSTGYLDRAAAAIVGGCVTAAIVYLLSLSRGSVRPFRLIIMGIGVGALLSSLNSGLMLTSDVDAAMLTAVWAAGSLYGLGYAQLWPMVVLLLVLLPVVASIAPGMRQLELGDDAARGLGTRANRVRASAVILGVALTALVTAAAGPISFIALAAPQIARRLTGGSGLELAPAALVGGFLLLASDTLAQRLGYPVGVVTVSVGGAYLVWLLASEYRKRT, encoded by the coding sequence GTGAACGCTCGACGACAACAGGCCTCGCACTCCATCGACCACGGCTACCGGGCAGTCGCCGTCCGCCGCGGCCGAATCTCCGGCCTCGTCGGCGTCCGCAGCCTCGTGGTCTGCGCCGTCCTGGCCGTCCTCATCCTGGGGCTGGGGATCGTCGCACTCGGAATCGGTACGTACGAGCTGTCTCCGGTCCAGGTGATCAGCGCGTTGGTGGGATCGGACGATACGAAGGCCCGGCTGGTCGTGGTCACGTGGCGCCTGCCGCGGGTCCTATTCGCCGTCGTCTGCGGCGTCGCCCTGGCCGTCTCCGGAGCCATCTTCCAGTCCCTCACCCGCAATCCGCTGGGTTCGCCCGACATCATCGGCTTCTCGACCGGCTCGTACACCGGCGTGGTGTTGACGACGCTCGTGGTCGGCTCCACGGGCTACCTGGATCGGGCGGCGGCCGCGATCGTCGGGGGTTGCGTCACAGCCGCCATCGTGTACCTGCTCTCGTTGAGCCGCGGCAGCGTCCGACCTTTCCGGCTGATCATCATGGGGATCGGTGTCGGCGCGCTGCTGAGCTCCCTCAACTCGGGCCTCATGCTGACCTCGGACGTGGACGCGGCGATGCTCACAGCGGTGTGGGCCGCAGGATCCCTGTACGGCCTCGGCTACGCTCAGCTCTGGCCGATGGTCGTTCTGCTCCTGGTCCTCTTGCCCGTTGTCGCGTCCATCGCACCGGGGATGCGCCAACTGGAGCTCGGCGACGACGCCGCACGCGGTCTGGGCACCCGTGCGAACCGGGTGCGGGCGAGCGCGGTGATCCTCGGTGTGGCCCTGACCGCCCTGGTCACCGCGGCGGCCGGACCGATCTCATTCATCGCCCTGGCCGCGCCGCAGATCGCGCGCCGACTCACCGGCGGCAGCGGTCTCGAGCTCGCTCCCGCCGCACTGGTGGGCGGCTTCCTTCTCCTCGCCTCCGACACCCTCGCCCAGCGGCTCGGCTACCCCGTCGGGGTGGTGACGGTCAGCGTCGGAGGCGCATACCTGGTCTGGCTACTGGCATCGGAATACCGAAAGCGAACATGA
- a CDS encoding iron-siderophore ABC transporter substrate-binding protein has protein sequence MHRPRLPRLAALAAAAALLLGGCSTADPTDDSGGAPASSDAAFPVTIEHAHGSTTIESKPERIVTLGWMAEDAVASLGVAPVGVPKNYSGADGYSDWFSEYVTDELHAELPEIIEVDGEGEFDIEQILTLEPDLILAPHSGMTEVQYERMSEIAPTVPYAKTPWFSAPWQDFTRNVGLAMGEKELAETRIRETEQLIADAAADHPDLKGTDFIYGVTLWEGETELGVYVADDPRVQFVHEFGLVDSPSLEAATAGTKEFTGGISLEKLDTLKTDVFIGWEGGAGRTEATLQNPLVSRWAPIARGSYYIMNDKGFAMATSAPTVLSIPWVLEQGFLDDLSSAVNGGAVIR, from the coding sequence ATGCATCGTCCCCGCCTCCCACGTCTCGCCGCTCTCGCCGCCGCAGCGGCCCTGCTCCTCGGAGGATGCAGCACAGCCGATCCGACAGACGACTCCGGCGGCGCACCGGCGTCGTCGGATGCGGCCTTCCCCGTGACCATCGAGCACGCACACGGCAGCACCACGATCGAGAGCAAACCCGAACGCATCGTGACCCTCGGCTGGATGGCCGAAGACGCCGTCGCCTCGCTCGGAGTCGCGCCGGTCGGAGTTCCGAAGAACTATTCGGGCGCCGACGGATACTCGGACTGGTTCAGCGAGTACGTCACCGACGAGCTGCACGCCGAGCTGCCCGAGATCATCGAGGTCGACGGGGAGGGCGAGTTCGACATCGAGCAGATCCTCACGCTGGAACCCGACCTGATCCTCGCGCCGCATTCGGGTATGACCGAGGTGCAGTACGAGCGGATGAGCGAGATCGCCCCCACCGTGCCCTACGCGAAGACCCCGTGGTTCTCCGCCCCGTGGCAGGACTTCACCCGCAACGTCGGACTCGCCATGGGAGAGAAGGAACTGGCCGAGACCCGGATCCGCGAGACCGAGCAGCTCATCGCGGACGCCGCCGCCGATCATCCGGACCTGAAGGGCACCGACTTCATCTACGGGGTGACCCTGTGGGAGGGCGAAACCGAGCTCGGCGTCTACGTCGCAGACGATCCGCGCGTCCAGTTCGTCCACGAATTCGGTCTCGTCGACAGCCCGAGTCTTGAGGCGGCGACGGCGGGCACCAAGGAGTTCACGGGCGGAATCAGTCTGGAGAAGCTCGACACGCTCAAGACAGACGTGTTCATCGGGTGGGAAGGCGGCGCGGGACGGACGGAAGCCACCCTGCAGAATCCGCTCGTGTCCCGCTGGGCGCCGATCGCACGGGGTTCGTACTACATCATGAACGACAAGGGCTTCGCGATGGCGACCAGTGCCCCCACGGTGCTGAGTATCCCGTGGGTTCTCGAACAGGGCTTTCTCGACGACCTGTCGAGCGCCGTCAACGGCGGCGCCGTCATCCGCTGA
- a CDS encoding ABC transporter ATP-binding protein has protein sequence MTHIATAQPAIRLEDVRVGYDRRIVCNDLSLSVPTGSYTAVIGPNACGKSTMLRAIARILPYRSGSILLDGEQISAVPTKRLATRLGLLPQTAIAPEGIRVADLVARGRHPHQSLFDRWSSADEGIVNEAMEATGIADLSGRLVDELSGGQRQRVWVAMVLAQQTPILLLDEPTTFLDITHQYGLLELFEVLRRDLKRTVIIVLHDLNQAARYASHLIVMKDGVVVTAGPPAEIITEELIADVYDLSCRIVPDPETGAPMVIPRAHRT, from the coding sequence ATGACACACATCGCAACCGCTCAACCGGCGATCCGGCTCGAGGACGTTCGAGTCGGCTACGACCGCCGCATCGTCTGCAACGACCTGAGCCTGTCCGTCCCCACCGGCAGTTACACCGCGGTCATCGGGCCGAACGCATGCGGAAAGTCGACCATGCTGCGGGCGATAGCCCGCATACTTCCGTACCGTTCCGGCAGCATCCTCCTGGACGGCGAACAGATCTCGGCCGTCCCCACCAAGCGACTCGCGACCAGGCTCGGTCTGCTGCCGCAGACCGCGATCGCCCCGGAGGGCATCCGGGTGGCCGATCTCGTCGCGCGCGGCCGACATCCTCACCAGAGCCTGTTCGACCGCTGGTCGTCGGCGGACGAGGGCATCGTCAATGAGGCGATGGAGGCCACGGGCATCGCCGATCTGTCCGGACGCCTTGTCGACGAACTCTCCGGTGGACAGCGGCAACGGGTATGGGTAGCCATGGTCCTCGCGCAGCAGACACCCATCCTGCTGCTCGACGAACCGACGACCTTCCTGGACATCACTCACCAGTACGGGCTGCTCGAGCTCTTCGAGGTACTGCGTCGAGATCTCAAGCGAACGGTCATCATCGTGCTGCACGATCTGAATCAGGCGGCGCGCTACGCCTCCCATCTCATCGTCATGAAAGACGGCGTCGTCGTCACCGCCGGTCCGCCGGCCGAGATCATCACCGAAGAACTGATCGCCGACGTGTACGACCTATCGTGTCGCATCGTCCCCGACCCGGAGACAGGCGCGCCGATGGTGATTCCCCGGGCGCACCGGACCTGA